One genomic segment of Helianthus annuus cultivar XRQ/B chromosome 14, HanXRQr2.0-SUNRISE, whole genome shotgun sequence includes these proteins:
- the LOC110906296 gene encoding DEAD-box ATP-dependent RNA helicase 38-like yields MMRFYKVNLPDEQSKITVIRDKILALGEGIGQTIIFVRSKRTAPILHEALAEHGYAVTLTQGSDRDKLTKDFNDGSIRVLISTDVVARDIDQSKVNLVVNYDLPVKFNKPTEPYNEIYLLRTRFSKGGAVFNLLCGGNDNMIMQKIETHFSHINVTEVPSWNSDDDFKDALEKAGLK; encoded by the exons ATGATGAGGTTTTACAAAGTGAATTTACCCGATGAGCAATCAAAGATTACGGTAATAAGGGATAAAATATTGGCATTAGGAGAGGGAATCGGGCAGACAATTATATTTGTGAGAAGCAAAAGAACTGCTCCTATATTACATGAGGCACTTGCTGAGCATGGTTACGCGGTAACATTAACTCAAGGTTCGGATAGAGATAAGTTAACCAAAGACTTCAACGATGGGTCGATTCGGGTTCTAATATCAACAGATGTTGTTGCTCGGGATATTGATCAGTCTAAG GTTAATCTGGTGGTTAACTATGATCTCCCAGTTAAATTTAATAAGCCTACAGAGCCTTACAATGAAATATACTTACTCCGCACACGGTTTAGCAAGG GAGGAGCGGTATTCAACTTACTATGTGGTGGTAATGACAACATGATTATGCAGAAAATCGAGACACACTTTAGCCATATTAATGTAACCGAG GTACCATCATGGAATAGTGATGACGACTTCAAGGATGCGTTAGAGAAAGCTGGTTTGAAGTAA